In Myotis daubentonii chromosome 16, mMyoDau2.1, whole genome shotgun sequence, one DNA window encodes the following:
- the SLC13A2 gene encoding solute carrier family 13 member 2 — protein MATCWQGLWAYRFYLFVYLLPIILLPLPLLIPTKEAYCAYAIIIMALFWCFEALPLAVTALFPLILFPMMGIMDAAEVCIEYFNDTNILFIGGLLVAIAVEHWNLHKRIALRVLLIIGVRPALLMLGFMMVTAFLSMWISNTATTAMMVPIAHAVLDQLHKAPADKDAEKGSDNQTFELQETSPQKEVNTLDNGQVHPVPPGPLEPKAQRTQEQLRFSQGMSLCVCYSASIGGIATLTGTTPNLVLQAQVNIISKNANVVNFASWFGFAFPAMIILLLLAWVWLQFLFLGFNFRKNFGMGEEARGQQQAAIRVIQTEHRRLGPMTFAEMAVTFLFVLLVILWFTREPGFFPGWGNLAFSNNQGESIVSDGTVAIFMGIIMFIVPSKIPGLTQNPEKPGKLKAPPALLNWKTVNEKMPWNIVFLLGGGFALAKGSAESGLSAWLGDKLTPLQSVPPPAIVCILCLLVAIFTECTSNVATTTLFLPILASMAKAICLNPLYVMLPCTLAASLAFMLPVATPPNAIAFSFGGIKVSDMVRAGFLLNIMGVLVIMLAINTWSIPIFDLNTFPSWALTNATHCLANATAPGP, from the exons gAAGCCTACTGTGCCTACGCCATCATCATCATGGCGCTCTTCTGGTGTTTCgaggccctgcccctggctgtcACCGCCCTCTTCCCCCTCATCCTGTTCCCCATGATGGGCATCATGGATGCCGCCGAG GTCTGCATCGAGTACTTCAACGACACCAACATCCTGTTCATCGGGGGGCTGCTGGTGGCCATTGCTGTGGAGCATTGGAATCTGCACAAGCGCATCGCCCTCCGCGTGCTCCTCATCATCGGGGTGCGGCCTGCTCT GCTGATGCTGGGCTTCATGATGGTCACAGCCTTCCTGTCCATGTGGATCAGCAACACGGCCACCACGGCCATGATGGTGCCCATCGCACACGCTGTCCTGGATCAGCTGCACAAGGCACCCGCGGACAAGGACGCCGAGAAGGGCAGTGACAACCAAACCTTCGAACTTCAGGAAACAAGCCCCCAGAAGGAAGTGAACACACTTG ATAACGGGCAGGTCCACCCTGTCCCACCTGGTCCTTTGGAGCCAAAGGCACAGAGGACCCAGGAACAGCTCCGCTTTTCCCAGGGCATGAGCCTGTGCGTGTGCTACTCGGCCAGCATCGGGGGCATCGCCACACTGACTGGTACCACACCCAACCTGGTGCTGCAAGCCCAGGTCAACAT TATCTCCAAAAATGCCAATGTGGTGAATTTTGCCTCCTGGTTCGGTTTTGCCTTCCCCGCCATGATCATCTTGCTGCTGCTTGCCTGGGTGTGGCTTCAGTTCCTCTTCCTGGGGTTCAA ctTCCGGAAGAACTTCGGCATGGGCGAAGAGGCACGAGGTCAACAGCAGGCAGCCATCCGAGTCATCCAAACAGAGCACAGGCGGCTGGGCCCCATGACCTTCGCCGAAATGGCTGTCACCTTCCTCTTTGTCCTCCTGGTCATCCTCTGGTTCACCCGGGAGCCAGGCTTCTTCCCTGGTTGGGGCAACCTGGCTTTTTCCAATAACCAGGGAGAAAG CATTGTGTCGGATGGGACAGTGGCCATCTTCATGGGCATAATAATGTTCATCGTGCCTTCCAAGATCCCAGGGCTGACTCAGAATCCAG AAAAACCCGGGAAGCTGAAGGCCCCGCCTGCGCTCCTCAACTGGAAGACAGTGAATGAGAAAATGCCCTGGAATATCGTTTTCCTGCTGGGTGGCGGCTTTGCCCTGGCCAAGGGCAGTGCG GAATCAGGCCTGTCTGCGTGGCTGGGGGACAAGCTGACCCCACTGCAGAGCGTGCCACCTCCTGCCATTGTCTGTATCCTCTGCCTCCTGGTTGCCATCTTCACTGAGTGCACCAGCAACGTGGCCACCACcacactcttcctgcccatcctgGCCTCCATG GCTAAGGCCATCTGCCTCAACCCTCTCTATGTCATGCTCCCTTGCACTCTGGCCGCCTCCCTGGCCTTCATGCTGCCTGTGGCCACCCCGCCCAATGCCATCGCCTTCTCCTTTGGAGGAATCAAAGTGTCTGATATG GTCCGGGCGGGATTCCTGCTCAACATCATGGGCGTGCTGGTCATCATGCTGGCCATCAACACCTGGAGCATCCCCATCTTCGACCTGAACACCTTCCCCTCCTGGGCCTTAACCAACGCAACCCACTGCCTGGCGAACGCCACTGCGCCCGGCCCCTAG